In Castor canadensis chromosome 11, mCasCan1.hap1v2, whole genome shotgun sequence, a single genomic region encodes these proteins:
- the Degs1 gene encoding sphingolipid delta(4)-desaturase DES1 isoform X3 encodes MGSRVSREDFEWVYTDQPHADRRREILAKYPEIKSLMKPDSNLKWIIILMVLTQLVAFYLVRDLDWKWVMFWAYAFGSCVNHSMTLAIHEIAHNFTFGHHKTLWNRWFGMFANLPIGIPYSISFKRYHMDHHRYLGADGIDVDIPTDFEGWFFCTTFRKFMWVILQPLFYAFRPLFINPKPVSYLEIINTISQITFDIIVYYVFGIKSLVYMLAASLLGLGLHPISGHFIAEHYMFLKGHETYSYYGPLNLLTFNVGYHNEHHDFPNVPGKNLPLVRKIAAEYYDNLPHYNSWAKVLYDFVMDDTISPYSRIKRPPNGQELLE; translated from the exons CAAAATATCCAGAGATAAAATCCTTGATGAAACCTGATTCTAACTTGAAATGGATTATAATTCTGATGGTTCTCACCCAGTTGGTTGCATTTTACTTGGTCAGAGACTTGGACTGGAAATGGGTCATGTTTTGGGCCTACGCCTTTGGCAGTTGTGTTAACCACTCAATGACTCTGGCTATTCATGAGATTGCCCATAATTTCACTTTTGGCCACCACAAGACACTATGGAATCGCTGGTTTGGAATGTTTGCTAATCTCCCTATTGGGATTCCATATTCAATTTCCTTTAAGAGGTATCACATGGATCATCACCGGTACCTTGGAGCTGATGGCATCGATGTGGATATTCCTACTGATTTTGAAGGCTGGTTCTTCTGTACCACTTTCAGAAAGTTTATGTGGGTTATTCTTCAGCCTCTCTTTTATGCTTTTCGACCTCTGTTCATCAACCCCAAACCAGTTTCCTACCTGGAAATTATCAATACTATATCTCAGATTACTTTTGACATTATTGTTTACTACGTTTTTGGAATTAAATCTTTAGTCTACATGTTGGCAGCTTCCCTACTTGGTCTGGGTTTGCACCCAATATCTGGACATTTTATAGCTGAACATTACATGTTCTTAAAAGGACATGAAACATACTCGTATTATGGGCCTCTGAATTTACTCACCTTCAATGTGGGTTATCATAATGAACATCATGACTTCCCCAACGTTCCTGGGAAAAACCTTCCACTG GTGAGGAAAATAGCAGCTGAATACTACGACAACCTTCCCCACTACAATTCCTGGGCAAAAGTCCTGTATGATTTTGTGATGGATGACACAATCAGTCCCTACTCAAGGATAAAGAGGCCTCCAAACGGCCAGGAGCTTCTGGAATAA